CGGTGAAGAAAACCTAGCCGTACTAGAAGCCTTTAGCCAATCGTCGATTGAGTTCATTACTACCCGACATGAACAGGGTGCTGCCTTTATGGCCGATGTATACGGACGCTTAACCGGACGAGCAGGGGTGTGTCTGTCTACGCTAGGGCCGGGTGCTACAAATCTAATGACGGGCGTTGCTGATGCTAATCTAGATGGCGCACCTCTAGTGGCTATTACCGGTCAGGTCGGTACTGATCGCATGCATATTGAGTCGCATCAATATCTTGACCTGGTAGCCATGTTTGCCCCGGTAACCAAATGGAATGCCCAGATTGTGCGACCTAGTATTACTCCAGAACTTGTGCGACGGGCATTTAAGCGATCGCAGTCAGAAAAGCCCGGAGCCGTCCACATTGACCTGCCAGAGAATATCGCTGCAATGGCTGCCGATGGGGAACCCCTTAAAATTGGCACCCAGGAAAAAATCTTTGCCTCGTTCCGCAGCATCGAACAGGCTGCAAGCGTCATCGCAAAAGCTGAAAACCCTATCATTTTGGTTGGCAACGGTGCAATTCGTGCGAATGCCAGCAACAGCCTGACTCGGTTTGCCACCCAGCTTAATATTCCAGTGGCAAATACCTTTATGGGCAAGGGTGTGATTCCCTACCTGCATCCATTGGCGCTGTGGTCAATCGGTCTGCAACAGCGAGACTACATTAGCTGTGGGCTAGATCGGTCTGACCTTGTAATCGCCGTAGGCTATGACTTGATTGAATATTCCCCCAAAAAATGGAACCCCGACGGCAAAATTCCTATTGTCCACATTGGGGCTTTACCGGCTGAGATTGACAGTAGTTATGTACCTGAGGTTGAAGTAGTAGGTGATATTTCAGACTCCTTAGATGAAATTGCTCGCCGCCTCGATCGCAGCCACAAACCTGACTCCTATGCTGTAAGTCTGCGGGATGAAATCCGTGCTGACTATATGCAATAT
The window above is part of the Cyanobacteriota bacterium genome. Proteins encoded here:
- a CDS encoding acetolactate synthase large subunit, whose amino-acid sequence is MNTAELLVKCLENEGVRYVFGLPGEENLAVLEAFSQSSIEFITTRHEQGAAFMADVYGRLTGRAGVCLSTLGPGATNLMTGVADANLDGAPLVAITGQVGTDRMHIESHQYLDLVAMFAPVTKWNAQIVRPSITPELVRRAFKRSQSEKPGAVHIDLPENIAAMAADGEPLKIGTQEKIFASFRSIEQAASVIAKAENPIILVGNGAIRANASNSLTRFATQLNIPVANTFMGKGVIPYLHPLALWSIGLQQRDYISCGLDRSDLVIAVGYDLIEYSPKKWNPDGKIPIVHIGALPAEIDSSYVPEVEVVGDISDSLDEIARRLDRSHKPDSYAVSLRDEIRADYMQYAKDDCFPVKPQKLIYDLRQVMGPEDIVICDVGAHKMWMARHYHCDRPNTCLISNGFAAMGIAIPGAIAAKLVHPDCKVVAVTGDGGFMMNCQELETALRVGTAFVTLIFNDGGYGLIEWKQMNHYGRSHYVKFGNPDFVMLAESMGLKGYRVESTSELIPILKTALSQDVPTVVDCPVDYRENLAFSQRLGDISCAI